Within the Microbacterium terricola genome, the region CTGCCTCGTCGACTCGGGCGGCGCCTTCCTGCCGATGCAGGACGAGGTCTTCCCGGATCGCGACCACTTCGGGCGCATCTTCTTCAATCAGGCGCGCATGTCGGCTGCCGGCATCCCGCAGATCGCGGCGGTGCTCGGCTCCTGCACGGCCGGCGGCGCCTACGTGCCGGCGATGAGCGATGAGACGGTCATCGTGCGCGACCAGGGCACCATCTTCCTGGGCGGACCGCCGCTCGTGAAAGCCGCCATCGGCGAGGTCGTGAGCGCGGAGGAGCTGGGCGGGGGAGAGCTGCACGCACGCCGCTCCGGCGTGGTCGACCATCTCGCCGACGACGATGAGCATGCGCTCGAGATCGTCCGCGACATCGTGGCCACCCTGCCTGCACCCGCGGTCCCGGTGTGGGATGTGGCGGCGAGCGTCGATCCGGCGCGGGACCCGTCCGACCTCTACGACGTCGTCCCGGTCGATGTGAACCAGCCGTACGACGTGCGCGAGGTCATCGCCCGCCTCGTCGACGGCAGCGACTTCCACGAGTTCAAGCGCCTCTACGGCGAGACCCTCGTGACCGGGTTCGCCCGCCTCCACGGGCACCGCATCGGGATCGTGGCGAACAACGGCGTGCTGTTCGGGGAGTCGGCCCTCAAGGGCGCGCACTTCATCGAGCTGTGCGATCAGCGTGGGATCCCGCTGCTGTTCCTGCAGAACATCTCCGGCTTCATGGTCGGCAGGGATGCCGAGGCCGCCGGCATCGCGAAGGACGGGGCGAAGATGGTGACCGCCGTCGCGACCACGCGGGTGCCCAAGCTCACCGTCGTGATCGGCGGGTCGTTCGGTGCAGGCAACTACTCGATGTGCGGGCGCGCGTACTCGCCGCGCTTCCTGTGGACCTGGCCGGCGAGCCGCATCTCGGTGATGGGCGGTCCGCAGGCGGCCTCCGTGCTCGCCACGGTGAAGCGCGACCAGCTCGAGGCGGCAGGCGAAGAGTGGCCGGCCGACGACCAGGCGGCCTTCGAAGCGCCGATCCGCGCGCAGTACGACGAGCAGGGGAGCCCCTACTACGCCACGGCGCGCCTGTGGGACGACGGGGTCATCGACCCCCTCGACACCCGCGATCTGCTCGGCCTCGCCCTCGACGTGGTCTCCCGCGTGCCGCTCCCCGAACCGCGCTTCGGCGTCTTCCGGATGTGATCCCCGTGCGACACAACGAGCCTGCGGGCATGTTCCACACCGTCCTCGTCGCCAACCGGGGCGAGATCGCACGCCGGGTGATCCGCACCCTGCGGACCCTCGGCATCCGCTCGGTCGCCGTCTACAGCGATGCCGACGCCGACGCGCCGCACGTCCGCGAGGCCGACGACGCCGTGCGGATCGGCCCGGCCGCCGCCGCGCGGTCGTACCTCGACATCGACGCGGTCGTCGCGGCGGCTGTCCACTCCGGCGCCCAGGCCGTTCACCCCGGCTACGGATTCCTTTCGGAGAACGTCGCGTTCGCCCGCGCGTGCGTCGAGGCGGGGATCGTGTTCATCGGTCCCGGCGATGGCGCGCTCGAGGTGATGGGCGACAAGATCCGCGCGAAGGAGCACGTCGCCGTGCACGGCGTGCCGACCGTGCCGGGGTTCAGCGCCATCGGCCTGACGGATGCGGAGATCGCCACCGCCGCCGCAGAGACCGGCTTCCCCCTGCTCGTCAAGCCATCGGCGGGCGGAGGAGGCAAGGGCATGCAGGTGGTGCGCGCTCCGTCCGAGCTGCCCGAGGCGCTCGCGACCGCCCGACGCGTCGCGGGGGCGGCCTTCGGCGACGACACGCTCCTGCTCGAGCGGTACATCGAGCGCCCTCGGCACATCGAGGTGCAGGTGCTCGCCGATGCCCACGGCAACGTCATCCACCTCGGCGAGCGCGAGTGCACACTCCAGCGCCGGCATCAGAAGGTGATCGAAGAGGCCCCCTCACCCGTCGTGGACGCCGCGACCCGCGCGCGCCTGGGCGCCGCAGCCTGCGCGGCGGCAGCATCCGTCGACTACCGGGGAGCCGGCACCGTCGAGTTCATCGTCGCCGGCGACCGGCCAGACGAGTTCTCGTTCATCGAGATGAACACGCGGCTGCAGGTCGAGCACCCCGTGACGGAGCTCGTGACGGGCATCGACCTCGTCGAGCAGCAGCTGCGGATCGCCGCGGGGGAGCGTCTGAGCATCGCCCAGGACGACGTTCGCCTCACCGGGCATGCGATCGAGGCCCGCGTCTACGCGGAGAGTCCCGCGCGCGGATTCCTCCCGGCGACCGGCGCCGTGCTGACCTGGCGCGCGCCCGCCGCGGACGGGGTGCGCACCGACTCCGCCATCGAGACGGGCTCGACCGTGAGCGCCGATTACGACCCGATGATCGCGAAGGTCATCGCCCACGCATCCGATCGCGTCGCCGCGCTCGCCGGGCTGGATGCCGCCCTCGCGGACACTGTCGTGCTCGGGGTCGACACCAACGTGGCATTCCTGCGGGCGCTGCTGGCGGAGACGGTCGTGCACCGCGGCGACCTCGACACCGGGCTCATCGACCGGCTCCCGCCGTTCGTCGCCCCGAACCCGTCGCCGGCGGCGCTGGCCGCCGCCGCCGCCGCTGCGGCAGCCGCTGACGCCGGCGCAGCCGCGGTCGGCTCGGGGGCCGCGAGGACATGGGGCGCACGGCCCGGCTGGCGTGCGGGGGCCGATCACGTCGTGCCGCTCGCCCGGTTCCTGACCGACACGGACGAGATCGTGACGGATGGTGTCAGCTCGGGTCGCACGGACGGCGCGGATGCGGCAGGGACTGCCACCGCAACGCCCACTGCGGTCGACGGCGACGGCGCGATCTGGGTCCACGCGGACGGGGCGACCCACCGCCTGCGCCCCCTGACCCGCCGGCAGGCGATGCAGCGGCGGCTGGCCGCGCAGGACCGGGTGGGTGCAGCATCCGATCCCGACCTGCGCGCCCCGATGCCGGGCGCCGTCGTCGCCGTCCATGCCGCGGCAGGCGACCGGGTCGTGAGCGGCGACCGGATCGTCACGATCGAGGCCATGAAGATGGAGCACCCGGTCACCGCCCCGCACGACGGCGTCGTCACCATCGAGGTCGCCGTCGGCGACCAGGTGCGCCGCGACCAAGTGCTCGCCCATGTGATCGCCGACCAGGAGGAGCCTGCATGAACACGTTCGATCTCACCGACGAAGAGCGCGAGCTCGCCGGGATGGTGCGCGAGTTCGCCGACACGGTGGTCGCCCCGGTCGCCTATGAGGCCGACCGCACCAAGACCCTGCCGCTGGACGTCGTCGCGCAGATGGGCGAGCTGGGCCTGTTCGGGCTGCCGTTCCCCGAGGAGCTGGGCGGGCAGGGCGGCGACTACATGGCGCTGTGCCTCGCGATCGAGGCGCTGGGCCGGGTGGACCAGTCCATCGCCATCACCCTGGAGGCCGGGGTCAGTCTCGGCGCGATGCCGGTGTTCCGGTTCGGCACCGACCAGCAGAAGGCCGAACTGCTGCCCGACCTGCTCGCCGGACGCGCGCTCGCCGGATTCGGGCTCACCGAGCCGGAAGCCGGTTCGGACGCCGGCGCCACGCGAACCACCGCACGGCTGGACGGCGACGAGTGGGTGATCGACGGGGCCAAGCAGTTCATCACCAACTCGGGCACCGCCATCACGCGGTTCGTCACCGTCACCGCGGTCACCGGCGAGTCGGGCGGACGCAAGGAGATCTCCACGATCATCGTCCCCAGCGGCACACCCGGCTTCACGGTCGAGCCCGCGTACGACAAGGTGGGCTGGCACGCATCCGACACCCACCCGCTCACGTTCACCGGGGCACGCGTGCCCGCGGCCAACCTGCTGGGCGAGCGCGGCCGCGGGTTCGCGAACTTCCTGCACATCCTCGACGAGGGCCGAATCGCCATCGCCGCGCTGTCCACGGGGGCGGCGGAGGGGTGCCTCGAGGCCGCGGTCGATTACGCCAGGTCGCGCATCGTCTTCGGTGAGGCGCTGGCCGGCAG harbors:
- a CDS encoding acyl-CoA dehydrogenase family protein, producing MNTFDLTDEERELAGMVREFADTVVAPVAYEADRTKTLPLDVVAQMGELGLFGLPFPEELGGQGGDYMALCLAIEALGRVDQSIAITLEAGVSLGAMPVFRFGTDQQKAELLPDLLAGRALAGFGLTEPEAGSDAGATRTTARLDGDEWVIDGAKQFITNSGTAITRFVTVTAVTGESGGRKEISTIIVPSGTPGFTVEPAYDKVGWHASDTHPLTFTGARVPAANLLGERGRGFANFLHILDEGRIAIAALSTGAAEGCLEAAVDYARSRIVFGEALAGRQSIQFMIARMQARVHTARLAWHHAARLRDAGRPFKTEAAIAKLTASDAAMDNARDATQIFGGNGFMNEYPVARHFRDSKILEIGEGTTEVQLLVIARALGLA
- a CDS encoding carboxyl transferase domain-containing protein, with the protein product MPDPDVDGDEMTTQAELAGALRARLATASLGGSPASRDRHVARGKLLPRDRVTRLLDEGSPFVEVAPLAAEGLYGGEAPAAGVIAGIGLVHGRHVMVICNDATVKGGTYYPLTVKKHLRAQEIALENRLPCICLVDSGGAFLPMQDEVFPDRDHFGRIFFNQARMSAAGIPQIAAVLGSCTAGGAYVPAMSDETVIVRDQGTIFLGGPPLVKAAIGEVVSAEELGGGELHARRSGVVDHLADDDEHALEIVRDIVATLPAPAVPVWDVAASVDPARDPSDLYDVVPVDVNQPYDVREVIARLVDGSDFHEFKRLYGETLVTGFARLHGHRIGIVANNGVLFGESALKGAHFIELCDQRGIPLLFLQNISGFMVGRDAEAAGIAKDGAKMVTAVATTRVPKLTVVIGGSFGAGNYSMCGRAYSPRFLWTWPASRISVMGGPQAASVLATVKRDQLEAAGEEWPADDQAAFEAPIRAQYDEQGSPYYATARLWDDGVIDPLDTRDLLGLALDVVSRVPLPEPRFGVFRM
- a CDS encoding acetyl/propionyl/methylcrotonyl-CoA carboxylase subunit alpha encodes the protein MFHTVLVANRGEIARRVIRTLRTLGIRSVAVYSDADADAPHVREADDAVRIGPAAAARSYLDIDAVVAAAVHSGAQAVHPGYGFLSENVAFARACVEAGIVFIGPGDGALEVMGDKIRAKEHVAVHGVPTVPGFSAIGLTDAEIATAAAETGFPLLVKPSAGGGGKGMQVVRAPSELPEALATARRVAGAAFGDDTLLLERYIERPRHIEVQVLADAHGNVIHLGERECTLQRRHQKVIEEAPSPVVDAATRARLGAAACAAAASVDYRGAGTVEFIVAGDRPDEFSFIEMNTRLQVEHPVTELVTGIDLVEQQLRIAAGERLSIAQDDVRLTGHAIEARVYAESPARGFLPATGAVLTWRAPAADGVRTDSAIETGSTVSADYDPMIAKVIAHASDRVAALAGLDAALADTVVLGVDTNVAFLRALLAETVVHRGDLDTGLIDRLPPFVAPNPSPAALAAAAAAAAAADAGAAAVGSGAARTWGARPGWRAGADHVVPLARFLTDTDEIVTDGVSSGRTDGADAAGTATATPTAVDGDGAIWVHADGATHRLRPLTRRQAMQRRLAAQDRVGAASDPDLRAPMPGAVVAVHAAAGDRVVSGDRIVTIEAMKMEHPVTAPHDGVVTIEVAVGDQVRRDQVLAHVIADQEEPA